A segment of the Corylus avellana chromosome ca2, CavTom2PMs-1.0 genome:
ggtgaaaaagagagagagaggaaatcCTAAGTGCACCTTGCACATGGGACATATACCTTCTCTGAAGTAATTTTTAATGCCCATGAAGAATCTTTCTGCTTTTAAGTCTCtttgatataattttaattgttGCATAATACTAATGGAGGTTGCCCATGTTTATAGATTAATGATATTTAGCAAACTTATATTCGGCTGTTATACAATTTGACGATGTGGTATTGAAAATCAGTCTTTAGACTAgctcttgtaaaaaaaaaaaaattaaggattgattttcactgtcacatcatcCCAGATGTATGACAATCGTATACcaatctactaaatatcattacttGTGTTTATATCAtgattcatttgaattggatatCGTCACAATGTACACTGGTCTAAACAAAACTGTATGTTAAATATTGCTGCAGGTCCCTTTGGCCGGGGCCAGATGCAGAAGCCTTTTGAAGAAGCAACATATGCCCTCAAGGTCAGTGAGCTAAGTGACATTGTGGATACTGACAGTGGAGTCCACATCATCATGAGAACTGGTTGATAGCTCATGGAGAAACATTTGGGCATATTTGAACATTAATCAGTGTGCTGAGGGAACATATTTCTGTTTCTCAAATTTGTTTTGCTCCTGGTGAGAGCAACATGACCATCTTATTACTCATTGATGATTTGGTACTTATAAGACTGGTCCGACCAATGTGCTTGGCGGGATTGTGTTGTTTCTTCTAACATTTACTTTTTCGGGTTCTTGGTTGTGGTTTGTGATGGTTTTATGTCAATGACAAAAGCGTTTGCCTTCATCTTTGAGCGTGTGTTTTGATCATAGAGAACTGTTACTTCTTCCTCGGTATGgcaggattctctccatttcaagtgaaatggaaaaagactattttatggtttaaaaattacgtcatttaaaatttttaaataatgtggcaACGTATTGACCATATGGTAACAAATATatcattaaatctataaaatttaatgtaGGCtacaaaatagtttttttttacatgaaatagagagaatcttATTACTGAAAGGTTAATGATGttatatgtaaaatataatatagACCATAAAATAgttctttttcatttcattttgtgtGGTTAAATTTTGTGGGACTTTTAGGTCTTTTACATTCACGAGTGACTCAATTGTAATCGATTGTAATCAATTATGTTGGTGGCTCATGTGAGCAACTACAAATGACCTTGGTTTTAGCCGGGATGGATTGTAGTTAGGTAGGGGTGATCGTGCGATTGCTCACATGATCACCTCAACCTGtcaaaaaccgctaaccgcaaccgtttATGCGGTTAATACATTTTACTAACCGCccagttagcggttaaccgcatccggctaaccgctttttttactAACTACTTTTTTTGGCTCActttaaatgttttgttttcaccttcttctttttttttcttaccttttggtccaattttcagttttgggcttattttgcCCTTTTTGGCCTTTTATGTCCCTTTTGGCATCAAAATATATACTATTTAACAAGCATATAGGttgcacttatatatatatatatatatatatatatatatatattaaaaaagcggttagggGTTAGCAGTTTTcaaaaacccactaaccgctaacagTTAACAATTACAAAGCAATTAATAAAAATCGCATGAACACCCCTATAATTAGGTTGAATTGAGTCCAATCAACCTAAGGGACTTATTAGAAACTTTCCCTTAAAAGtttattggtttatttattttatttcaagtaCGAGTTTAGGTCGAAATCATCAATAAGATTACATAATGAAACTTGGTTTATTAAAGGCTCAAGTTTGTTTATGGGTACTTGGTTAATAAACTATTTCTTCATAAAAAGTAGATATCAATGCGAAAAACTTTGTATTGCTTCATAAATTCATGTTAATGAATAGTGTCTTTGATTATACTGTTCagttaattaaatagattaatttctcatttttcatttttataaattaaagtaATCTACCTTTTATATATGGCAAATTGTATTTAATGTTTACCTCATATagatattaataaattaaaaacagtGCTTATTTATGGAATTGAGGCTCACTAGCTTATTTATgaatagaaaaatgttaaaaattactcACTGATGTGGCACTGTTAGATCAACAAAGTGGGTTGAGTATAGCATTGCTTCTatgaatatattattatatttaagcTTGATTGTCCAATTAAATGGAACTAAAGATGATAAAAGGAAAACTTGAttaattttctcattaaatttcAACCTGTCAAAGTCAAACTAtcgttctctctttttttttttttgagatacaAAATGAAGGGGGGTTCTCTCTCCTCATTATATGTGAAactcactctctctcactcactctctctctctctctctctctctctctctctctctccatgaaGTTCTATGTACAAACTATAGAGTCAAAACAAAGCGTGCAAAAGAACCCAAAGAAGTTGAGTGGAAGAACCCTCGGCTACACTATTTCCCCACCCAGTCTCATTCTCTTCGCACTCGGGACCTCTAGAATGCTACCAGTCCTCCACTGACACGACACATCGTGCTGAAAAGGGCAACTAACCCCGTTTCGACACCCCTTTGGGCCATTAAAGTATAAGCAACGTTTTTTACTCTTGGGTTTCACTTCTCCTGCATTTATGTTTTGTACCATTTTCAAGTCTTTCAAGTGATTACCATTTTGTGCATGCATAGGTTCCTGAGTTTCCTGCTTTTCTCCTCCATGTTGCCTAATCAGGTTCTTATAGTAGTTGGTATCCTTAACAGCTTGAGCTTCCATGAAAGTGTGACTAGATATTGGAGCTGTATAAGCTGCTCGCGCCTGATTTGGCACCGTATAAATATTTCCATTTGCCGGCTTAGTCGAAAGGACTAGGTTGGGTTTTGGGAACGACAAGGTGGCTGATGGAATTACCTGCTTCATTCCAGTCTCCAGTTGGGGAGGTCGTACCCCATTGAGAGCTTGGTACAAGTTCCCCTTACCATGGCCTTTCATATCAGGTTTTGACGCATACATGGGTGCAGTTCCTGAAGGTGCACTTACCATATTGGCCCGTGCAGTTGCAGTTTCCGGTGCACTCACTGTGCTCACTAGTGATTGATGATCATTAATCAATTTCTGGATCAtttttgggtcactaaggataTTAATGAGCAAATCGGTATCGATCAAGCTTCCCTGCTCTTTGCTTTTCAGGATTGCGGCCAAGGCAGTAGATGCGGCGGCGACAGGGTCCGCGCCTATACTAGGTAAACTTCCAAGCGCTGGTTTTTCACTGGTAGATGCCGCTAGAGCACCAGATGCCACTAGCCCTTGGGGCAATGCAACCGGTAGTGAGCAAACAGGATTGTTCCCAGGTACTGTCAAATCAGATGGTATGTCGGcagcttcatcttcttcaatagGTGTTAGGGGAACTAGAGGAGTGAGGCTATCATCATAATGTTCACGTTCTATGTCCAAAAAAACCGAGGGACTggaagggaaaaagaagaatagaaaagaaaggCATCAAACACAGCAATATAGAAGACAACAGGAAGGTTCAAaagaaactcttttttttttttctttttttttcaaaaaataattgagccaaagggaagggaagggaaggaAAGTTAAAAACAAACTTGCAGAGATTAGATGTAAGATCAACCTAGGAGGAATGGCCGAAGATCGTGGATAAACAGCTTCCAGCACTCTCGTTTCCCTTAAGTTTTGAGCCTCAACCTCTGTGCTTTCTTCACCAGCTACGACTTGCCAGTTGTGACCAATACCAAACTGTTCATATATGGTAAAAGAAAAGCATGGTTTAAACCAATTAAAAACCATAACTATATGCaggaaattgaaatttgaaacatAAAGTATTCTCATGACATGGGCACCAGACAAGATATAtactttaaacaaaaatataacataaGCTTACATTGGGAGGGCATTTCCACTTAATTGGACGGATGTGGGAAAGCTCTTTCTTCAAATTATTCTCAAAGGAACCGCATTCAAACCCAGGTGGTAAATCATTAGATTCCATACGATTAGAATGCAATGATGTCTTTGCTTGAAGATGATCTTCAGATTTCATGCCAACTTTTGCAGGACAATCCTCAGATGAAAACAACTTTACCTATTTAAAACTAGAAATTAGCTAGCAGTACTAAATATCATTCGACAAATTATGAGTACCATATTAACAAACAAGATGgtggctcctccaaaaaaaatcaaaagaaaatgcCACAACCAGCAAGGTTGGGATAAAGAATATTTCGTTCCTTAGCAATTCAGCGCTGATAAAATGATAATGTTACAATGCCAAAcaaccataaaagaaaaataaatgtcaaATGACTTCAGCAAAAAGAGTCCCCATAATTTCCAGTCCCACAAGCTACAAATCATCCCGGTACTATTTAATCCCAGTTATTACCCTTTTTCTTGACAAGATGTTGAGTTTCATGGCAAGACAGCTCATGACACCTCAATCTGAAAAATCAATATAGCTTGTCATAGGGATTTAAAAGGACATGAGGAAATCATGGTGAGTAAATCATCTACCATAcattgagaaatgataaaatatagTCTGAGgtgaaaagaaaaggaacacAGCAAACATCAGTAAAGCATCTACCGAGCTTTACAATAATAACTTGACAAAATCAACAACCAAGGTAAGCCGTTTCCTAAAATTTTCTTATCCAATATCAACTTTCAGCAGTACCAGAGCCTAAATGGCAGTAAAAGTAACATACTTCATAGTCAAAAAGCCAAGCTAACGAAAATACACCTCATAACTTCCAATCAGTTGACAAATGGTCTACCTATAAATAAGCTAGCAACATAATCATCTGCCTGAGCTACTCCTTCCCTTTATATCTTAAAACTTCCTATTAGATAGAACATAGGGTACCAAATACCTAAtgtccttttctttattttcactCCCTATATGGATTCACTAAGACCATCTGAATTCTTATCATTAGATGAAATTACTAATGATGTTTTATTTCTAAAGCCATAATCGATTTTTTATCTATCACAACTTCACATTCAAGTTTTTagggggtagctcaatcgactggggATCACGCCTTATAAAGTGGAGGTCTCAAGTTCAAATCCCCCTCTTTCCCCTCTTGTGtgaatatgtaaaaaaaaaaaaaaaaaaacttcacattCAAGAACAGGACTTTCAATCATTTTGATCCAAAGATGGCCTTTTCAGTCCCTTTTAATTCCTATAATTCCATAAACTGGAAATCTTCAATATGTTGTTGCTATACATGATTATATGATGAAACTGAAAATGATTAGTCAAAAGCACTAAACTCAAAATACATGTAACAATATTTGCTGAAAACTCTCCACATCTTCAGTTAAACAATTTAACAACCCATATGTCCATTAGTTATGCATACAAAATGAAGATGCCAACATAATTTCATGGCAAAACAATTGTAAACATAAAGTCTGATTGCATGTGTCTTTAAGTTAATTAGCTAAGAGATGGATTTCCCTTAATGCACCATTCATTGTGAAGGAGTTTCCATCTCTCACTAACCAATGTTATCCATTAAGTCCTCTACATCAAGAGAAAGTTGATACGATTCTTAAAACAATTGGTCCCAATATGAATTTTCTGGGTTAAGTGCCCAataatccaaattcaaattaaaaccTACTTAAAATTACTGTTTTCCAATTGGTTATACGGTGTTAGCAGTTGCCAAGAGCATATTAAGTTATCAATATTCAACCAATtcatttcttattattattatttttcttatccATATGTTAGGTTGAATCTTACAATCTGTTGTAGTTGATGGTATTTtgcatagaatttttttttttttttttttgataaaaaaaacacacacacacactcataattgtacatttttattatattgctctactttttattttcttaaaaaataaaaataaaaatagttttctttttcttgttttcctttttttcggGGAGAggggttagtttttttttttttttttttttgaggcaAGTCCATATTATAGTTAATAATTAAGGGGTATACATAAAATGCTTAATAGGGAGAAAAACATATCACCAACAGTGACACATTCAATTTAAATAGATAAGCTATTTCTCCTTGATCCAATAACTGATTCACAAATGTCATGGTTAAATCCTTTgatcctttaagaaaaaatattctttGATCATGTGGGAGCTTTGAAAATCCCGATCCCCATTATTGATTCTTGAAAAAACTAATTCCCGATTCTTGCAAATTAAGAAATGTTGACTATTTGACCCATGGATTTATAATATCACTGTAATTTTACTCAAATTTAAAAGTATTAGTGGAGCACCTCGCTTTCTATGGAAacggatcctcttcatttcaaaattcctccatttccttcatttagtgcattttgaagggtagtgttgtccaaaaattttaatgatgatagtgcattaaatgcaatatccttcaaaatgcactaaataaaggaaatagaaggattttgaaatggagaggatccttttccgcTTCCCATATGATAGTCACGATTCATGAATTGTGAATTTCATAATTCTATTTCTTCATTAAAAGACAAGTACGAACAGAGCCATTAATATTTTGTGGGACGGCAAACAGGCCCTTGATAAGAATATAGAcaatttccttcaaaaaaaaatatagacaatTTCCATTCTGGGGGCTGATGATAAAATTGGGAGGTGGGAACTTTCTATGGATAATTTTAGCCAATTAATGGtattaaaagagtaatgcttgaaattacatttttatcaaacaatattaatgtGAGAGTTTCAACCAacttaaattatatttaaaagttAGTTGAAATTGTCGCATTAAcgttataaaaataattataatataaaatagttagaagataaaaatgtttaacattaattgttAGGAAATAAAATAGTTAGGCACAAATGCAGACACAACACAACCCCCCCCCAATCAGACCGGTGGTGAAATGCTCCATTTCAtggtttatatataaaaaaaaaaataatgattaaaaatttaagtaatCCTAATAAATTTAGAGATCCTGATCCAATTACGATTACTTAATAAACAATAAGATTCGGAAACTAAATATTTTGATGGCACAACCTGAATCTTGTTTACCAATGCAATCTCTGACTATTACCAAGCTGTGTCaggaaaaaattttctctaaattttacaAGATCTTAAACTCGAGTCTAATTCTTAATAATTCTGCACTCGAATCTGGTATTAATCATACCAATTAAACTGTcctttattttgaaaattttgatttgctaTCATTCTAATCAGTTCTTTTAGAAGTAATTGTCCAGAATCTAGATTAACAGATTATCGTtgaaaagcctacaaaaaaaatagtatagACGAAAAATTATACTGATTATACACCAATCAAATATTATAAGGAAAACCtgcaaaaaaatatctatatattataaggaaaacaaaaatcggATTGCAATAATCTGATCAGTGACTGTTTTCTCAGTTGTAAATCCCCTG
Coding sequences within it:
- the LOC132170797 gene encoding zinc finger CCCH domain-containing protein 6-like, whose product is MKLSRKWKRVSWAPGVVLCQVKLFSSEDCPAKVGMKSEDHLQAKTSLHSNRMESNDLPPGFECGSFENNLKKELSHIRPIKWKCPPNFGIGHNWQVVAGEESTEVEAQNLRETRVLEAVYPRSSAIPPSPSVFLDIEREHYDDSLTPLVPLTPIEEDEAADIPSDLTVPGNNPVCSLPVALPQGLVASGALAASTSEKPALGSLPSIGADPVAAASTALAAILKSKEQGSLIDTDLLINILSDPKMIQKLINDHQSLVSTVSAPETATARANMVSAPSGTAPMYASKPDMKGHGKGNLYQALNGVRPPQLETGMKQVIPSATLSFPKPNLVLSTKPANGNIYTVPNQARAAYTAPISSHTFMEAQAVKDTNYYKNLIRQHGGEKQETQEPMHAQNGNHLKDLKMVQNINAGEVKPKSKKRCLYFNGPKGCRNGVSCPFQHDVSCQWRTGSILEVPSAKRMRLGGEIV